The Streptomyces pactum genome contains a region encoding:
- a CDS encoding NUDIX hydrolase has protein sequence MSLHDDAVLVLKGCEGQDELRQIYLDHLATYPDGMWKACADGHITASVMVIDPSRGRVLLTLHRKLRMWLQMGGHCEPGDETLARAALREGTEESGIAGLALLPGGPVRLDRHHTPCAWHLDVQYAALAPEGAVEAISDESLDLRWFPYAEVADVADESVVRLLEATRARL, from the coding sequence GTGAGCCTCCACGACGACGCCGTCCTGGTCCTGAAGGGGTGCGAGGGCCAGGACGAGCTGCGCCAGATCTACCTGGACCATCTCGCGACGTACCCGGACGGCATGTGGAAGGCCTGCGCGGACGGGCACATCACGGCGAGCGTCATGGTGATCGACCCGTCGCGCGGGCGGGTCCTGCTGACCCTCCACAGGAAGTTGCGCATGTGGCTGCAGATGGGCGGCCACTGCGAGCCGGGCGACGAGACGCTGGCGCGGGCGGCCCTGCGCGAGGGCACGGAGGAGTCGGGCATCGCCGGACTGGCCCTGCTGCCCGGCGGTCCCGTGCGGCTGGACCGCCACCACACGCCCTGCGCCTGGCATCTGGACGTCCAGTACGCGGCGCTGGCTCCGGAGGGGGCCGTCGAGGCGATCAGCGACGAGTCCCTGGACCTGCGCTGGTTCCCGTACGCCGAGGTCGCGGACGTGGCCGACGAGTCGGTCGTACGCCTGCTGGAGGCGACCCGCGCCCGGCTCTGA
- a CDS encoding AIM24 family protein yields the protein MQSPLFAYTDQQTQEAWSLQNKHLLRVALQGHDDVLARKGTMVAYQGLVEFDAEYQSDNQSRARARTGEGLDLMRCHGQGTVFFANLAQHIHVMEVDQEGLTVDSSYVLAMESSLHHEVIAVDSLYGISGSGKYQLNITGRGKVALMTSGAPLLMQVTPDKYVNCDADAIVAWSTGLRVQMQAQTHSSGVWRRRGNTGEGWELSFMGSGFALVQPSELLPPQNAQLGQGVSAQYGMGQQGARGQNQGNVWS from the coding sequence ATGCAGAGCCCGCTTTTCGCCTACACCGACCAGCAGACCCAGGAAGCCTGGAGCCTGCAGAACAAGCACCTGCTGCGCGTCGCCCTGCAGGGCCACGACGACGTGCTCGCCCGCAAGGGCACGATGGTTGCCTACCAGGGGCTCGTCGAGTTCGACGCCGAGTACCAGAGCGACAACCAGTCACGCGCGCGTGCGCGCACCGGTGAGGGCCTGGACCTGATGCGCTGCCACGGGCAGGGCACGGTCTTCTTCGCCAACCTCGCCCAGCACATCCACGTGATGGAGGTCGACCAGGAGGGCCTCACCGTCGACAGCAGCTACGTGCTGGCGATGGAGTCGTCCCTGCACCACGAGGTGATCGCGGTCGACAGCCTGTACGGCATCTCCGGCTCGGGGAAGTACCAGCTCAACATCACCGGCCGGGGCAAGGTCGCCCTGATGACCTCGGGTGCCCCGCTGCTGATGCAGGTGACGCCCGACAAGTACGTCAACTGCGACGCCGACGCGATCGTCGCCTGGTCCACCGGCCTGCGCGTGCAGATGCAGGCCCAGACGCACTCCTCCGGGGTGTGGCGGCGCCGCGGCAACACCGGCGAGGGCTGGGAGCTCAGCTTCATGGGCAGCGGCTTCGCGCTCGTCCAGCCCAGCGAGCTGCTGCCCCCGCAGAACGCCCAGCTCGGGCAGGGGGTATCCGCGCAGTACGGCATGGGCCAGCAGGGTGCCCGCGGTCAGAACCAGGGCAACGTCTGGAGCTGA
- a CDS encoding AIM24 family protein — protein sequence MNQPLAGYAPAPVTARMENHGNHMLKVAMQTGNDLLARVGSMVAYEGFVQYEPNPPAVRQIAKDWMTGEGAPLMKCSGDGLLYLADYGANVVVINLNGDGISVNATNLLAFDAHLTWGVERVKGLAKFAGQGLWNTKISGQGWVALTSRGKPIVVDCGGGEDETYVDPDALVAWSPNLKVKGKRSFKAQSLIGRGSGEAYQMAFSGQGIVVVQPSEDSTDRLRVRG from the coding sequence ATGAACCAGCCGCTCGCGGGCTACGCTCCCGCACCGGTCACCGCGCGCATGGAAAACCACGGCAACCACATGCTGAAGGTCGCCATGCAGACCGGAAACGACCTCCTCGCGCGCGTGGGCTCGATGGTCGCCTACGAGGGCTTCGTCCAGTACGAGCCCAATCCGCCCGCCGTCCGCCAGATCGCGAAGGACTGGATGACCGGCGAGGGCGCGCCCCTGATGAAGTGCTCCGGCGACGGACTGCTCTACCTCGCCGACTACGGCGCGAACGTCGTCGTCATCAACCTCAACGGCGACGGCATCTCCGTCAACGCCACCAACCTGCTCGCCTTCGACGCCCACCTGACGTGGGGCGTGGAGCGGGTCAAGGGCCTGGCGAAGTTCGCCGGGCAGGGCCTGTGGAACACCAAGATCTCCGGTCAGGGCTGGGTCGCGCTCACCTCCCGCGGCAAGCCGATCGTCGTCGACTGCGGCGGTGGCGAGGACGAGACCTACGTCGACCCGGACGCGCTCGTCGCCTGGTCCCCGAACCTCAAGGTGAAGGGCAAGCGCAGCTTCAAGGCGCAGTCGCTGATCGGCCGCGGCAGCGGCGAGGCCTACCAGATGGCCTTCTCCGGTCAGGGCATCGTCGTAGTCCAGCCCAGCGAGGACAGCACCGACCGCCTCCGGGTCCGGGGCTGA
- a CDS encoding TerD family protein — protein sequence MAREFQRGHKARISDLTAGTDLYVGVQISGPGLNFDISCFGLDADERLSDDRYFVFFNQPKTPEESIQLLGAQAGDTESFRVTLDRIPSQIQKLSFTATIDGAGQMSQVGPGYIRIVAGGEEVARYPFSGSEFSTERAVMLGDFYLKDVWRFAAVGQGFDGGLDALLKNFGGEVAEEETPEPQQPQTGAAPAFAPPAQASAPPAFGAPAAAPEPAPAPAPQPAPQGFAPPPAATPPAPPAPTPGPDVHAAQTIVAPVNTPPGGSPVPPPAPAPAPYGQPGQQPPYGQVPGQTAPPPPGYGQPQAPQAPAPPPGYGQPTPPPGYGQPPAPPQGHGQPAPPPGYGLQAPHGAPQGMPQGAPQGAGMMAALQQFKETATGQRWTQQNKKLVRVDLGAEGQPVLARQGSMVLYQGKVDFSYKGAGFAGRVVGNATGQEMQLMRCTGKGQVFLADNSAMLHPIELQGDAVCVSAENVLAFDESLQYEVRRIEGHGIPGGALFTMQFQGTGTIVVKTHGVPVVLPVTPTTFADCNAVVAWSAAAQVVVSSQVRMRRNSYAGDTGESVNLQFRAAPGNFVIVQPYEI from the coding sequence ATGGCCAGGGAATTCCAACGCGGCCACAAGGCCAGGATCAGTGACCTCACCGCGGGCACGGATCTGTACGTAGGCGTGCAGATCTCCGGCCCCGGACTGAACTTCGACATCAGTTGCTTCGGTCTCGACGCCGACGAGCGGCTGTCGGACGACCGGTACTTCGTGTTCTTCAACCAACCGAAGACCCCCGAGGAGTCCATCCAGCTCCTGGGTGCGCAGGCGGGTGACACGGAATCCTTCCGAGTCACCCTCGACAGGATCCCGTCGCAGATCCAGAAGCTCTCCTTCACGGCGACGATCGACGGCGCCGGACAGATGTCGCAGGTCGGCCCCGGATACATCCGGATCGTCGCGGGTGGCGAGGAGGTGGCCCGGTATCCGTTCAGCGGCTCGGAGTTCTCCACCGAGCGCGCCGTGATGCTGGGCGACTTCTATCTGAAGGACGTGTGGCGTTTCGCCGCCGTCGGACAGGGCTTCGACGGCGGGCTGGACGCGCTGCTGAAGAATTTCGGCGGTGAGGTCGCCGAGGAGGAGACGCCCGAGCCGCAGCAGCCGCAGACCGGCGCCGCCCCGGCTTTCGCCCCGCCCGCCCAGGCCTCGGCGCCGCCGGCGTTCGGCGCGCCCGCCGCCGCTCCTGAGCCCGCACCGGCCCCTGCCCCGCAGCCCGCCCCACAAGGCTTCGCCCCTCCGCCCGCCGCCACGCCGCCCGCGCCCCCCGCCCCGACGCCCGGGCCCGACGTGCACGCCGCGCAGACCATCGTCGCGCCCGTGAACACGCCGCCCGGTGGCTCCCCGGTGCCGCCCCCTGCCCCGGCGCCCGCGCCGTACGGCCAGCCCGGTCAGCAGCCGCCGTACGGCCAGGTCCCCGGCCAGACCGCCCCGCCGCCCCCCGGATACGGCCAGCCGCAGGCTCCGCAGGCCCCGGCCCCGCCGCCCGGTTACGGCCAGCCCACTCCGCCTCCGGGGTACGGCCAGCCCCCCGCCCCGCCGCAGGGGCACGGACAGCCGGCCCCGCCTCCCGGTTACGGCCTGCAGGCCCCTCACGGAGCCCCGCAGGGCATGCCTCAGGGTGCGCCGCAGGGCGCCGGGATGATGGCCGCGCTCCAGCAGTTCAAGGAGACGGCGACCGGTCAGCGCTGGACCCAGCAGAACAAGAAGCTGGTCCGCGTCGACCTCGGCGCGGAAGGTCAGCCCGTACTCGCCCGGCAGGGCAGCATGGTGCTCTACCAGGGCAAGGTCGACTTCAGCTACAAGGGCGCCGGATTCGCCGGCCGGGTCGTGGGCAACGCCACCGGCCAGGAGATGCAGCTAATGCGCTGCACCGGCAAGGGACAGGTGTTCCTCGCCGACAACAGCGCGATGCTGCACCCCATCGAACTCCAGGGCGACGCCGTGTGCGTCTCCGCGGAGAACGTCCTGGCCTTCGACGAGAGCCTCCAGTACGAAGTCCGCCGCATCGAGGGACACGGCATCCCCGGTGGCGCGCTGTTCACGATGCAGTTCCAGGGCACCGGCACGATCGTCGTCAAGACGCACGGCGTGCCCGTGGTGCTGCCGGTCACGCCCACCACGTTCGCCGACTGCAACGCCGTCGTCGCCTGGTCGGCCGCCGCCCAGGTGGTCGTCTCCAGCCAGGTGCGGATGCGCCGCAACTCCTACGCGGGCGACACGGGCGAGAGCGTCAACCTGCAGTTCCGGGCGGCACCCGGCAACTTCGTCATCGTCCAGCCGTACGAGATCTGA
- a CDS encoding M48 metallopeptidase family protein, with protein sequence MSADPLHRAGAPQRTPTNPPPNGSRASAIEVRRSTRRRRTVSAYREGDRTVVLIPARMSEAEEQRWVSVMLDKLAAQESKRVLGDAELAERAERLSGQYFDGRARPASVRWVTNQNTRWGSCTPSEGSIRLSHRLQGMPEYVVDYVLLHELAHLLVPGHGPRFWRLLDAYPRTERARGYLEGVVAADKLPHVPGARSE encoded by the coding sequence GTGTCCGCCGACCCACTGCACCGCGCCGGGGCGCCCCAGCGCACACCGACGAATCCGCCGCCGAACGGCTCGAGGGCGAGCGCGATCGAGGTCCGCAGGAGCACCCGGCGACGCCGGACCGTCTCCGCGTACCGCGAGGGCGATCGCACCGTCGTGCTGATCCCCGCCCGGATGTCCGAGGCGGAGGAGCAACGCTGGGTGAGCGTCATGCTGGACAAGCTGGCCGCCCAGGAGAGCAAGCGCGTCCTCGGCGACGCCGAGCTGGCCGAGCGCGCGGAGCGTCTGTCGGGCCAGTACTTCGACGGCCGGGCCCGGCCCGCCTCGGTCCGCTGGGTCACCAATCAGAACACGCGCTGGGGCTCGTGCACCCCGTCCGAGGGAAGCATCCGGCTGTCGCACCGTCTCCAGGGCATGCCCGAGTACGTGGTCGACTACGTCCTTCTCCACGAACTGGCGCACCTGCTCGTCCCCGGGCACGGGCCCCGGTTCTGGCGGCTGCTGGACGCCTACCCGAGGACCGAGCGGGCCCGCGGCTACCTCGAGGGCGTGGTGGCCGCCGACAAGCTGCCGCACGTGCCCGGCGCTCGCAGCGAGTAG
- a CDS encoding TOMM precursor leader peptide-binding protein, translating to MHPMVKPALRRGWRDLNTVQFGMTPAHALTLGPVDTATGSFLELLNGTRGPALLREEGRRMDLPDGHVDRVVERLARAGILDDSRGGGPDADALRERKELLDRLRPDLASLSLTSSEPGDAMRHLAARRALRVRVRGAGRVGAVLAGLLSGAGVGEIDVLDGGRVEPWDVAPGGLPAESVGDRRDETARRVVRRAAPGRPSRRGPTTPPEGSAPGFSLVVVAPRDDVAVHAPDPAAAEPLMASGTPHLYAGVVEATGVVGPLVLPGETGCAGCLHADRTDRDPAWPRLVAQWRSGRQRRAQACDLTLATTVAGLAAAHALAFLDGRTPSGTGARWEVSLPGLRWHTRPVRAHPACPCGAAGKGNQEHTPGDGGWRATMAGQGPSTEVRHEAEPARPAGTWRAHV from the coding sequence ATGCATCCGATGGTGAAGCCCGCGCTGAGGCGCGGCTGGCGCGATCTGAACACCGTGCAGTTCGGGATGACGCCGGCGCACGCGCTGACGCTCGGCCCGGTGGACACGGCGACGGGCAGCTTTCTCGAACTGCTCAACGGCACCCGTGGACCGGCGCTCCTGCGGGAGGAGGGCCGGCGCATGGACCTGCCGGACGGACACGTCGACCGGGTGGTGGAGCGGCTGGCCAGGGCCGGGATCCTCGACGACTCCCGGGGCGGCGGCCCGGACGCCGACGCGCTGCGGGAGAGGAAGGAGCTCCTCGACCGGCTCCGCCCCGATCTCGCCTCGCTGTCCCTGACCAGCTCGGAACCGGGGGACGCCATGAGACACCTGGCCGCCCGGCGGGCCCTGCGGGTGCGGGTGCGGGGTGCGGGGCGGGTGGGCGCGGTGCTCGCCGGTCTGTTGTCGGGCGCGGGCGTCGGCGAGATCGACGTGCTCGACGGCGGCCGCGTCGAGCCGTGGGACGTCGCCCCGGGCGGGCTCCCCGCCGAGTCCGTCGGCGACCGCCGCGACGAGACGGCCCGCCGGGTGGTCCGCCGGGCCGCCCCGGGCCGGCCGTCGCGCCGCGGTCCCACGACGCCGCCCGAGGGGAGCGCCCCGGGTTTCTCCCTGGTGGTCGTCGCGCCTCGCGACGACGTCGCGGTGCACGCGCCCGACCCTGCCGCCGCGGAACCCCTGATGGCCTCCGGTACTCCTCACCTGTACGCCGGCGTCGTGGAGGCAACGGGCGTCGTCGGCCCCCTGGTCCTGCCCGGCGAGACGGGGTGCGCCGGCTGTCTGCACGCGGACCGCACCGACCGTGACCCGGCCTGGCCCCGTCTGGTGGCGCAGTGGCGCTCCGGCCGACAGCGCCGGGCGCAGGCCTGCGACCTCACCCTCGCCACGACCGTCGCCGGGCTCGCGGCGGCCCACGCGCTCGCCTTCCTGGACGGCCGGACGCCCTCGGGCACCGGTGCGCGCTGGGAGGTTTCACTGCCCGGTCTGCGGTGGCACACGCGGCCGGTACGGGCGCACCCCGCCTGCCCGTGCGGAGCCGCCGGCAAAGGTAACCAGGAACACACCCCCGGGGACGGGGGGTGGCGCGCGACAATGGCTGGGCAAGGGCCGTCGACGGAAGTACGCCATGAGGCAGAACCGGCGCGGCCGGCTGGGACTTGGAGGGCGCATGTCTGA
- a CDS encoding ABC1 kinase family protein, producing MSDLPRKAVTRTAKLAALPLGFAGRATWGLGKRIVGESAEIVGQQLQQRTADQLFKVLGELKGGAMKFGQALSVFESALPEEVAGPYRAALTKLQEAAPPMPTRTVHAVLAERLGEDWHDLFLEFEDKPAAAASIGQVHRALWHDGREVAVKVQYPGAGEALLSDLNQLSRFARLLGPLVPGMDIKPLITELKDRVSEELDYDLEAQAQRAHAEEFADDPDITVPEVVHQCEQVLVTEWIDGIPLSEIIADGTPEQRDRAGQLLAHFLFSGPARTGLLHADPHPGNFRLLPGGPDGEDDWRLGVLDFGTVDRLPGGLPEPIGAALRMTLDGEADAVYEMLCTEGFVRESIELDPDAVLDYLLPIIEPARVDEFTFTRGWMRSQAARIGDPRSPAYQLAKQLNLPPAYLLIHRVTLSTIGVLCQLGATVRLRQELEEWLVGFVPEEEDEYEAADDYEVGETAAEA from the coding sequence ATGTCTGATCTTCCGCGCAAGGCGGTCACCCGCACCGCCAAGCTCGCCGCGCTCCCGCTCGGCTTCGCCGGGCGGGCGACCTGGGGGCTCGGCAAGCGAATCGTGGGCGAGTCCGCGGAGATCGTCGGCCAGCAGTTGCAGCAACGCACCGCGGATCAGCTCTTCAAGGTGCTGGGCGAGCTCAAGGGCGGGGCGATGAAGTTCGGACAAGCCCTGTCCGTCTTCGAGTCGGCGCTGCCCGAGGAGGTCGCCGGGCCCTATCGGGCGGCACTGACCAAGCTGCAGGAAGCCGCACCGCCGATGCCGACGCGCACGGTGCACGCCGTGCTGGCCGAGCGGCTCGGCGAGGACTGGCACGACCTGTTCCTCGAGTTCGAGGACAAGCCCGCCGCGGCCGCCTCGATCGGCCAGGTGCACCGGGCGCTGTGGCACGACGGCCGCGAAGTGGCGGTCAAGGTGCAGTACCCGGGCGCCGGCGAGGCCCTGCTGTCCGACCTGAACCAGCTCAGCCGCTTCGCCCGCCTGCTCGGCCCCTTGGTCCCCGGCATGGACATCAAGCCGCTGATCACGGAGTTGAAGGACCGGGTCTCGGAGGAGCTGGACTACGACCTGGAGGCGCAGGCACAGCGGGCTCACGCCGAGGAGTTCGCGGATGATCCGGACATTACGGTGCCGGAGGTCGTCCACCAGTGCGAGCAGGTGCTGGTGACCGAGTGGATCGACGGCATCCCGCTGTCGGAGATCATCGCGGACGGCACGCCGGAGCAGCGCGATCGGGCCGGTCAGCTCCTGGCCCACTTCCTCTTCTCGGGTCCGGCGCGCACCGGCCTGCTGCATGCCGACCCGCACCCCGGCAACTTCCGTCTGCTGCCCGGCGGGCCGGACGGTGAGGACGACTGGCGCCTGGGCGTCCTGGACTTCGGCACGGTCGACCGCCTCCCGGGCGGCCTGCCCGAGCCCATCGGGGCGGCCCTGCGCATGACGCTGGACGGCGAGGCGGACGCCGTTTACGAGATGCTCTGCACAGAGGGTTTCGTCAGGGAGTCGATAGAGCTGGACCCCGACGCCGTCCTCGACTATCTCCTGCCGATCATCGAGCCGGCCCGGGTCGACGAGTTCACCTTCACCCGTGGCTGGATGCGGAGCCAGGCGGCCCGGATCGGCGACCCCCGCTCCCCCGCCTACCAGTTGGCCAAGCAGCTCAACCTGCCGCCGGCCTACTTGTTGATTCACCGCGTGACCCTGAGCACCATCGGTGTGCTGTGCCAGTTGGGGGCGACGGTGCGGCTGCGCCAAGAGTTGGAGGAGTGGTTGGTGGGGTTCGTCCCCGAAGAGGAGGACGAGTACGAGGCGGCGGACGACTACGAGGTGGGGGAAACGGCGGCGGAAGCGTGA
- a CDS encoding WhiB family transcriptional regulator: protein MQLEAHAPSVPPSDTIPKPVPTEDSTLTPLTALTALDDAIENLGVPVPCRSYDPEVFFAESPADVEYAKSLCRTCPLIEACLAGAKERREPWGVWGGELFVQGVVVARKRPRGRPRKNPVSA, encoded by the coding sequence GTGCAACTCGAAGCGCACGCCCCGTCCGTACCGCCTTCCGACACGATCCCCAAGCCCGTCCCCACGGAGGACTCCACCTTGACTCCGCTCACCGCGCTCACCGCGCTTGACGACGCCATCGAGAACCTCGGCGTGCCCGTCCCCTGCCGCTCCTACGACCCGGAGGTCTTCTTCGCGGAGTCGCCGGCGGACGTCGAGTACGCCAAGTCCCTGTGCCGCACGTGCCCGCTGATCGAGGCCTGTCTCGCCGGCGCCAAGGAGCGGCGTGAGCCCTGGGGCGTCTGGGGTGGCGAGCTGTTCGTTCAGGGTGTCGTCGTTGCCCGGAAGCGGCCCCGTGGCCGCCCGCGCAAGAACCCGGTTTCGGCATGA
- a CDS encoding ATP-dependent DNA helicase UvrD2, whose amino-acid sequence MTAATHSTLFPQVPDSADAVLEGLDPEQREVATALRGPVCVLAGAGTGKTRAITHRIAYGVRAGILQPSSVLAVTFTNRAAGEMRGRLRQLGAAGVQARTFHSAALRQLQYFWPKAVGGSLPRLVDRKIQLVADAAAACRIRLDRGELRDATAEIEWSKVTQTVPADYALAAAKAGREAPRDPAEIAQLYSAYEDLKRGRGVIDFEDVLLLTVAVLQDRHDVAEQVRAQYQHFVVDEYQDVSPLQQRLLELWLGDRDDLCVVGDASQTIYSFTGATPDHLLDFRGRHPGATVVKLVRDYRSTPQVVHLANGLLAQARGRAADHRLELVSQRPAGPEPVYTEYSDEPAEAEGAARRIRELIDSGVSAAEIAVLFRTNSQSETYEQALADAGVPYQLRGAERFFDRPEVRKAGSSLRAAARFGGNDSLLDDAVDLPSQVRAVLSGEGWTTQPPAGSGAVRERWESLAALVSLAQDFAAARAGATLSDLVAELDERAGAQHAPTVQGVTLASLHSAKGLEWDVVFLVGVAEGMMPITYAKTDEQIEEERRLLYVGVTRARERLHLSWALARSPGGRPSRRPSRFLKGLRPGSGTAGGRTAAGGPGGVERGFGRGGAAPAVPRRTQRTPARCRVCGRTLTEAGEMKLMRCEDCPSDMDEGVYERLREWRAVQAGRSGQPAFCVFTDKTLMAIAESVPEDERELARIPGVGARKLNRYGADVLAICAGQSGVGLGEDD is encoded by the coding sequence GTGACAGCAGCAACGCACTCCACCCTCTTCCCGCAGGTACCGGACTCGGCCGACGCGGTGCTCGAAGGGCTCGACCCCGAGCAGCGCGAGGTGGCGACCGCCCTGCGCGGTCCGGTGTGCGTGCTGGCGGGCGCCGGTACCGGCAAGACGCGGGCGATCACCCACCGCATCGCCTACGGGGTACGCGCCGGGATCCTCCAGCCCTCCAGCGTGCTCGCCGTCACTTTCACCAACCGTGCCGCGGGGGAGATGCGCGGCCGGCTGCGCCAGCTCGGTGCCGCAGGCGTCCAGGCACGCACCTTCCACTCGGCGGCGCTGCGCCAGCTCCAGTATTTCTGGCCGAAAGCGGTCGGTGGCTCCCTGCCCAGGCTCGTCGACCGCAAGATCCAGCTCGTCGCCGACGCGGCCGCCGCCTGCCGCATCCGCCTCGACCGGGGCGAGCTGCGCGACGCCACCGCCGAGATCGAGTGGTCGAAGGTGACCCAGACCGTCCCCGCCGACTACGCTCTCGCCGCGGCCAAGGCCGGCCGCGAGGCGCCCCGGGACCCGGCCGAGATCGCCCAGCTCTACTCCGCCTACGAGGATCTCAAGCGCGGGCGCGGCGTCATCGACTTCGAGGACGTGCTGCTGCTGACGGTGGCCGTTCTCCAGGACCGGCACGACGTCGCCGAACAGGTCCGCGCCCAGTACCAGCACTTCGTCGTCGACGAGTACCAGGACGTCAGCCCCCTCCAGCAGCGCCTGCTGGAGCTGTGGCTCGGCGACCGTGACGACCTGTGCGTGGTCGGCGACGCCAGCCAGACGATTTATTCGTTCACGGGAGCAACCCCCGACCATCTGCTCGACTTCCGCGGCCGCCACCCCGGCGCCACCGTCGTCAAGCTGGTCCGCGACTACAGATCCACCCCTCAGGTGGTCCACCTCGCCAACGGCCTGCTCGCCCAGGCCCGGGGCCGGGCCGCCGACCACCGTCTGGAGCTCGTCTCCCAGCGTCCCGCGGGTCCCGAGCCCGTTTACACCGAGTACAGCGACGAACCGGCCGAGGCCGAGGGCGCCGCCCGGCGCATCCGCGAGCTCATCGACTCGGGCGTGTCGGCCGCCGAGATCGCGGTCCTGTTCCGCACGAATTCCCAGTCCGAGACCTATGAACAGGCCCTCGCCGACGCCGGGGTCCCCTACCAGTTGCGTGGCGCGGAGCGCTTCTTCGACCGTCCTGAGGTGCGCAAGGCAGGCAGTTCCCTGCGGGCCGCCGCGCGCTTCGGCGGCAACGACTCCCTCCTCGACGACGCCGTCGACCTGCCCTCGCAGGTGCGCGCGGTGCTGTCCGGGGAGGGGTGGACCACCCAGCCCCCCGCCGGGTCGGGCGCCGTCCGCGAACGCTGGGAGTCGCTGGCCGCACTGGTCAGTCTCGCCCAGGACTTCGCCGCCGCCAGAGCGGGCGCGACGCTGAGCGACCTCGTCGCCGAACTGGACGAGCGGGCCGGCGCCCAGCACGCCCCGACGGTGCAGGGCGTCACCCTCGCCTCCCTGCACTCCGCCAAGGGGCTGGAGTGGGACGTCGTCTTCCTGGTGGGTGTCGCCGAGGGCATGATGCCGATCACCTACGCAAAGACGGACGAGCAGATCGAGGAGGAACGCCGCCTCCTCTACGTCGGCGTCACCCGCGCGCGCGAACGCCTGCACCTGTCCTGGGCACTCGCCCGCTCTCCCGGCGGCCGGCCGAGCCGCCGTCCCAGCCGCTTCCTGAAGGGTCTGCGGCCCGGCTCCGGCACGGCGGGCGGGCGTACGGCCGCGGGCGGCCCCGGAGGCGTGGAGCGCGGCTTCGGGCGTGGCGGCGCCGCGCCCGCCGTCCCCAGACGTACCCAGCGGACCCCGGCCCGTTGCCGGGTCTGCGGGCGCACGCTCACCGAGGCGGGCGAGATGAAGCTGATGCGCTGCGAGGACTGCCCGTCAGACATGGACGAGGGTGTCTACGAGCGGCTGCGCGAGTGGCGTGCCGTCCAGGCGGGGCGCAGCGGGCAGCCCGCGTTCTGCGTCTTCACCGACAAAACGCTGATGGCGATCGCGGAGTCCGTACCGGAGGACGAGCGCGAGCTGGCACGCATCCCGGGAGTCGGAGCGCGCAAGCTCAACCGCTACGGAGCTGACGTCCTGGCCATCTGCGCAGGCCAGAGCGGCGTGGGTCTCGGCGAGGACGACTGA
- a CDS encoding mycoredoxin, translating into MPGTVTMYSTTWCGYCRRLKSQMDREGIAYTEINIEQDPESAAFVEKANGGNQTVPTVLFPDGSTLTNPSLAQVKQKVGA; encoded by the coding sequence ATGCCGGGCACTGTAACGATGTACAGCACCACGTGGTGCGGCTACTGCCGTCGGCTGAAGAGCCAGATGGACCGCGAGGGCATCGCGTACACCGAGATCAACATCGAGCAGGACCCGGAGTCCGCCGCGTTCGTCGAGAAGGCGAATGGCGGAAACCAGACGGTGCCGACCGTGCTCTTCCCGGACGGCTCGACGCTGACGAACCCGTCGCTGGCGCAGGTGAAGCAGAAGGTCGGCGCCTGA
- the nudC gene encoding NAD(+) diphosphatase, which translates to MTTWTDHTADRPISLTAPSGIDRAAHHRLDEAWLAAAWSHPSTRCFVVSGGQVLIDETPDGRTEVVMIPSFEAPLTEAHRYFLGTDEDGVSYFALQKDSLPGRMDQSARPAGLREAGLLLSPRDAGLMAHAVALENWQRLHRFCSRCGERTVIAAAGHIRRCPACGAEHYPRTDPAVIMAVTDGEDRILLGRQVHWPEGRFSTLAGFVEPGESIEQSVRREVYEEAGITVGPVEYVASQPWPFPSSLMLGFMARATSTDINVDGDEIHEARWFSRDELGAAFESGDVLPPYGISIAARLIELWYGKPLPTRGAF; encoded by the coding sequence GTGACCACCTGGACCGACCACACCGCCGACCGTCCCATCTCGCTCACCGCTCCCAGCGGCATCGACCGCGCCGCCCACCACCGCCTGGACGAGGCCTGGCTCGCGGCGGCGTGGAGTCACCCGTCGACGCGCTGCTTCGTGGTCTCCGGCGGTCAGGTCCTCATCGACGAGACGCCCGACGGGCGTACTGAAGTCGTCATGATTCCCTCCTTCGAGGCCCCGCTCACCGAGGCACACCGCTACTTCCTGGGCACCGACGAGGACGGTGTCAGCTATTTCGCCCTCCAGAAGGACTCCCTGCCCGGCCGCATGGACCAGTCCGCCCGCCCGGCGGGCCTGCGCGAGGCCGGCCTGCTCCTGTCACCCCGTGACGCGGGCCTGATGGCCCACGCGGTCGCCCTGGAGAACTGGCAGCGTCTGCACCGCTTCTGCTCCCGCTGCGGCGAGCGCACCGTCATCGCCGCGGCCGGCCACATCCGCCGCTGCCCCGCCTGCGGTGCCGAGCACTACCCGCGCACCGACCCCGCGGTGATCATGGCCGTCACGGACGGGGAGGACCGCATTCTGCTCGGCCGCCAGGTCCACTGGCCCGAGGGCCGCTTCTCGACGCTCGCCGGTTTCGTGGAGCCCGGCGAGTCCATCGAGCAGTCGGTGCGCCGTGAGGTCTACGAGGAGGCGGGCATCACCGTCGGCCCCGTCGAGTACGTCGCCAGCCAGCCCTGGCCCTTCCCGTCCAGCCTCATGCTGGGCTTCATGGCCCGCGCCACCTCGACCGACATCAACGTCGACGGCGACGAGATCCACGAGGCCCGCTGGTTCTCCCGCGACGAGTTGGGCGCCGCCTTCGAGTCCGGCGACGTGCTCCCGCCCTACGGCATCTCGATCGCCGCCCGCCTCATCGAGCTCTGGTACGGCAAGCCGCTGCCGACGCGCGGCGCCTTCTGA